One Algoriphagus sp. Y33 genomic window, ACCTGATAATATGGCCTTCGACAAACTTCCTGCAGGAACAGTAGAGTCGCTCTTGAAGCCAGAAAATAAAACTCAGCTACAGGCAGTGCTTACTTATCATGTAGTAGCGGGCAAAATGGGATCGAAAGAAATCTCTGCTGCGATCAAAAAAGGTGACGGCAAAGCTATCGTTACTACAGTGCAAGGCGGTAAGCTAACTGCTTGGATGAAAGGAAAAGATCTGTACATCACGGATGAAAATGGTGGAGAATCCAAAGTGACCATTGCAGATGTGTGGCAGTCAAATGGTGTGATTCACTCTGTGGATACAGTGTTGCTTCCCAAAATATAATAACTGCGTAACCCAATTGCGAAGCCGATTCCTGATGGAGTCGGCTTTTCTGATTTAACCACAAAGCCCACAAAGAAAGCGCAAAGATCACTAGTACCTTATTTGTCGCTTGAGAATTTTTGCCGTGTTACCTTAAAAGCTCCTCTGGAATCTGAAACACTGCAATCCCAGGATTTTCATCTGTAGTCAGTCCGTAAATTTCATTGGTTTGTTCGTTAACTAAAATTTGGATGATGGATCGATCCAGCTTTAAATTATAAAGTGGCTTCCCTTTGTGGTCAAAAACCCATATCTGCTCAGCCATGATTCCCGTTTCATTGAAATCCAACTGGCCATGTCCCGCATATAGTGCAAAAATGTAATCGTCCGTAAAAGCAATGTCTCGGTATCTATAGGTCACATTTCGATCATACATCATCGTTCCTCCAAGTTCAGATTCTAGGTATTGAAACTCTGGGAGAGAAGTATCAGGCCCCATGATCCTAATCAAGTCCTTTGTTTTATAATCAAAGATTTCCAGGATGTCCCTACGGAGACAGGCTCTGACATAGAGCCCTCTAGTTGGATCACCTTTAAACCAACCATCCTCTAATAATGATATTTGCAATTTGGTAAGATCCGGTCTATCCTCTAACACTTCAAATTCTCCATATTTTCCAATAAGGTTTCCCTTAGGATCAAACTCCAATATTTTATTTTCACCTTCTCTAGGGACTCCTAAATAATGGCCATCTGGCCCAAATTCTACAAACCAAAGATCCATCATGGGTTCTGGGAATTTCCAGTCTTTAGTTGCGAGTAATGAAGTGTCGTTAATTGAAAATTCTACCAGTTTCCTCCTATTCATATTATAAATCCAGAAAAACCCTAAATCAGGAGAATATAAAAACTGGGCTGCATCGGTAATCTCAAGTGGTCCTTGGCCATGCTTTCCCTTTGGTTTGTCATAAGTCCAATTGGAGGAATTAATTAGATGCATTCTCGGAAATTCCTCCGGAACCCGCCACGCTTCAGCAATCAGAAGTTTGCCTTGGGAAAGTCCAATATCAGATGGGTTTATAATTACCTCAAAATAATGCTTTTCCGAGGTGACTGAGATCTCCCTGAAATCTTCCTTTTTTATTGTTCTATAGTTCTCTTCCTCGCTGTTTTTACCACAGGAAACCAATGCAAAAAGTAATAGGAGTAAAATAAATCTGTTCATCTCTAAAAATTAAGCAGTTTATTATATAACGTAAACTACTAGTTTAAAAAATTTCAGCAAAATCGAGATTTCATCTATACAAAAAAGCCGATGGAAATAATTCAATCGGCTTACTACTTCTAGAGCATCATAAATCGCAATTCAAAACTCACAATTTATTCTTACCAAGTTCTTCCACCCCTTGGCGGACCGCCTCTCCAAGGTTGCTCTGCCTGTTCGGGCTGCTTGAAATTGCCTATGATGTAGGTGAATGTAAGTAAGCCGTATCGGGTCAAAACATTGGTGTAAACATCGGAAACAGATACATCTGAAATGGTACGGGAAATGCTATTATTCTGATTGAGCAAATCGAAGATGACTACTTTGAGCTCGGCCTTATTGCTTTTTGCAAATCTACAACCCGCTTCTATATTCCATAACCATACTGACTGGTCAAACCCTTCCGAAAGCCCACGATACAAACTGTTGTTGACCGTGTTTCCCACAAACAGCTTTCCGTCATTTGGGGAATAGTACAAGCGCAGGTTTGATTCTTGGATGTAGTAGTTGTTGTCTAGATTCTCCTGTAAACTGGAATTCACTATGGTGTAGGTTCCTGCTGTGCTTAAGGTAAAGTCAAAATTCTTGCTGATGTTAGAAGTAAATGTTACCCCCTGCCCCAAGTCAATATTCTCATTGATGTTTTTCTCCCCGTTGATCAGGCCTGGGGTTCTATTAAACCCAACTCGCGTATTTAAGTTAATATTCGTTTTAAGTCCTTTGAGGGGAGCCCCATAGTTCATAAACATTCGACTGTTAAAATTCCCATCCAAATTGACCGGCTGGGTGATCTGTCCTCCTGGGCGTAAGAGGATTTCTCCATTAATCAATGAATCCTGCGCTACAATGGAAGTACTACTGCCTATGTAATTCTTGGTGGTGGAAATATTGGCAAAAACGAAGAAGGTACGATTTTTCTCCATATTGAATTTACCGATATTGGCGAATATGCTATTTTGGAAGCTCTGGGCCAAATTGGGGTTGCCTACACTTAAATTAAGTGGATTTTGGTTGTTCACTACATTTTGCAACTGTCTCACCGAAGGTTCATCTGTACCCGTTCTATACCTTAATCGGAAGTTAAGCCCGCTTTCTCTATTTCTATAACTGACATTCGCACTTGGTAAGATATTGTTGAAATCACGTTGGAAGACGCCTTCCACCGGGAAGAAAGCTTCATTATCCAATTTGGCATACTGATAATCTAAATTAGCGTTTAAATTCCAGCCATTATTTGTGTAGGCATAGCCGGTTCTCAATCGTTGAGTAATAAATT contains:
- a CDS encoding fasciclin domain-containing protein yields the protein MKIQNYFKLALAAFIFLSSNLAFAQMEKTKTVGGAEMYPSKNIVENAVNSKDHTTLVAAVKAAGLVETLQGAGPFTVFAPDNMAFDKLPAGTVESLLKPENKTQLQAVLTYHVVAGKMGSKEISAAIKKGDGKAIVTTVQGGKLTAWMKGKDLYITDENGGESKVTIADVWQSNGVIHSVDTVLLPKI
- a CDS encoding BF3164 family lipoprotein, which produces MNRFILLLLLFALVSCGKNSEEENYRTIKKEDFREISVTSEKHYFEVIINPSDIGLSQGKLLIAEAWRVPEEFPRMHLINSSNWTYDKPKGKHGQGPLEITDAAQFLYSPDLGFFWIYNMNRRKLVEFSINDTSLLATKDWKFPEPMMDLWFVEFGPDGHYLGVPREGENKILEFDPKGNLIGKYGEFEVLEDRPDLTKLQISLLEDGWFKGDPTRGLYVRACLRRDILEIFDYKTKDLIRIMGPDTSLPEFQYLESELGGTMMYDRNVTYRYRDIAFTDDYIFALYAGHGQLDFNETGIMAEQIWVFDHKGKPLYNLKLDRSIIQILVNEQTNEIYGLTTDENPGIAVFQIPEELLR